The Agromyces mariniharenae genome includes a window with the following:
- a CDS encoding metalloregulator ArsR/SmtB family transcription factor, with the protein MDATAEASRELRIVADPTRASILRSILEAPDGRVLTGRLAEELELRQPTVSHHLKALLDEGLVEKEPDGRRTWYSIPSGRIDRLAAILRTEDASGPLDSSLDQIIDNLAFRFAGTFGRETIEQYVRESYDLLAARPDAGRHLPSYAAAFAADRLDALAHEDERPADGVPEVLFVCVQNAGRSQMASAILRHLAGDRVHVRTAGSEPAGEVRGTILAALDEVGVPLGGEYPKPLTDEVVRAADVVITMGCGDACPIYPGRRYLDWDLDDPVGRPIADVREIRDDIDRRVRDLLATL; encoded by the coding sequence ATGGATGCCACCGCGGAGGCCTCGCGCGAGCTGAGGATCGTTGCCGACCCCACGCGCGCGAGCATCCTCCGCTCGATCCTCGAGGCGCCCGACGGGCGCGTTCTGACCGGTCGCCTCGCGGAGGAACTGGAGCTCCGGCAGCCGACGGTCAGCCATCACCTCAAGGCGCTGCTCGACGAGGGGCTGGTCGAGAAGGAGCCCGACGGCCGTCGCACGTGGTACTCGATCCCCTCGGGTCGGATCGACCGGCTCGCAGCGATCCTTCGAACCGAGGATGCATCGGGTCCGCTCGACAGCAGCCTCGACCAGATCATCGACAACCTGGCGTTCCGGTTCGCAGGCACCTTCGGCCGCGAGACGATCGAGCAGTACGTGCGGGAGAGCTACGACCTGCTCGCGGCGCGCCCCGACGCCGGGCGCCATCTGCCGTCGTATGCCGCAGCGTTCGCCGCCGACCGCCTCGACGCCCTCGCCCATGAGGACGAGCGGCCCGCCGATGGGGTCCCCGAAGTGCTCTTCGTGTGCGTGCAGAACGCCGGACGTTCGCAGATGGCGTCCGCGATCCTGCGCCACCTGGCCGGTGACCGCGTGCACGTCCGGACCGCTGGATCCGAACCCGCCGGGGAGGTCCGTGGGACGATCCTCGCCGCGTTGGACGAGGTCGGAGTCCCCCTGGGCGGCGAGTACCCGAAGCCACTGACCGATGAGGTCGTCCGTGCTGCCGACGTGGTGATCACGATGGGCTGCGGGGACGCATGCCCGATCTACCCCGGACGCCGTTACCTGGACTGGGATCTCGACGATCCGGTCGGTCGGCCGATCGCGGACGTCCGCGAGATCCGCGACGACATCGATCGTCGGGTTCGCGACCTCCTCGCCACCCTCTGA
- a CDS encoding NAD(P)-binding domain-containing protein yields MTLVDLTVPSLRERSLDALPVAIVGAGPIGLATAANLVQRGIDFVIFEAGDDVASSIRQWGHTRLFSPWKHVVDPASRELLAATGWEVPAPESLPTGAQLVEQYLEPLAALEPIRSRIRTGVTVDAITRQGMDRTRTARRSSTPFLLRVRSADGVEEITARAVIDASGTYDHPNSLASSGLEPLGLPDVADRVSHALPDVLGRERSRFAGRHTTVVGAGHSAANTLLALAELAEQVPGTRITWLIRNASAVRVTTSDDDGLAARASIGRRVDALVHAGRIEVVDRFETIRLGRTDDGVRLYGLRGDDLVEHETDLVVNATGFRPDLDMLREIRLELDDIVEAPKRLAPLIDPNVHTCGTVEPHGFAELQHPEPNFFLAGMKSYGRAPTFLLATGYEQVRSITAWIAGDVAAASRLALELPATGVCSTSLPADGAASCATDAGDAGTAQSGCCS; encoded by the coding sequence ATGACCCTGGTCGACCTCACCGTCCCGAGCCTGCGCGAGCGCAGCCTCGACGCCCTTCCCGTCGCGATCGTCGGCGCCGGCCCGATCGGCCTGGCCACAGCAGCGAACCTCGTGCAACGAGGCATCGACTTCGTGATCTTCGAAGCGGGTGACGACGTCGCCAGCAGCATCCGTCAATGGGGCCACACGCGCCTGTTCTCGCCGTGGAAGCACGTCGTCGACCCCGCCTCGCGGGAGCTGCTGGCAGCGACCGGGTGGGAGGTGCCGGCGCCCGAGAGCCTCCCCACCGGTGCGCAGCTGGTCGAGCAGTACCTCGAACCGCTCGCCGCACTCGAGCCCATCCGATCCCGCATCCGCACCGGCGTCACGGTCGACGCGATCACGCGGCAGGGCATGGACCGAACGCGGACCGCACGCCGGTCCTCCACGCCGTTCCTGCTCCGAGTCCGCAGCGCCGACGGAGTCGAGGAGATCACCGCCCGCGCGGTCATCGACGCCTCCGGCACCTACGATCACCCGAACAGCCTCGCCTCGTCCGGGCTCGAGCCGCTCGGCCTTCCCGACGTCGCCGATCGGGTCAGCCACGCGCTGCCCGACGTCCTCGGGCGGGAACGCTCCCGATTCGCCGGACGCCACACGACCGTGGTCGGCGCCGGACACTCCGCCGCCAACACCCTCCTGGCACTCGCCGAGCTCGCAGAGCAGGTGCCCGGCACGCGGATCACCTGGCTCATCCGCAATGCGAGCGCCGTGCGCGTGACCACCTCCGACGACGACGGCCTCGCCGCACGCGCCTCCATCGGACGACGAGTGGACGCGCTGGTGCACGCCGGCCGGATCGAGGTCGTCGACCGGTTCGAGACCATCCGCCTGGGCCGCACCGACGACGGCGTGCGCCTCTACGGCCTGCGCGGCGACGACCTCGTCGAGCACGAGACCGACCTCGTCGTGAACGCCACCGGATTCCGACCCGACCTCGACATGCTCCGCGAGATCCGCCTCGAACTCGACGACATCGTCGAGGCGCCCAAGCGCCTCGCGCCGCTCATCGATCCCAACGTGCACACGTGCGGCACGGTCGAACCGCACGGCTTCGCCGAGCTGCAGCACCCCGAGCCGAACTTCTTCCTCGCCGGGATGAAGAGCTACGGTCGCGCTCCGACCTTCCTGCTCGCCACCGGATACGAGCAGGTCCGCTCGATCACGGCGTGGATCGCCGGCGATGTCGCCGCGGCCAGCCGCCTCGCGCTCGAGCTGCCGGCGACCGGCGTGTGCTCGACCAGCCTGCCCGCAGATGGCGCCGCCTCGTGCGCAACGGACGCAGGCGACGCGGGCACGGCGCAATCGGGCTGCTGCAGCTGA
- a CDS encoding ArsR/SmtB family transcription factor: MTTTLLPVIQPDLEACCTPLTREAIDVERAEDLARKLKALADPTRLRLVSIVAASEGEEACVCDLIEPVGLSQPTVSHHLKILMEAGFLSRSKRGTWAYYKLVPGALGQLSQLLDVTASR; the protein is encoded by the coding sequence ATGACGACGACGCTGCTTCCGGTGATCCAGCCCGACCTCGAGGCCTGCTGCACGCCGCTGACCCGCGAGGCGATCGACGTCGAGCGCGCGGAGGACCTTGCGCGGAAGCTCAAGGCCCTCGCCGATCCGACCCGGCTGCGTCTCGTGTCGATCGTCGCGGCATCCGAGGGCGAGGAAGCCTGCGTCTGCGATCTCATCGAACCGGTCGGGCTGAGCCAGCCCACCGTGTCGCATCACCTGAAGATCCTCATGGAGGCCGGGTTCTTGTCCCGCAGCAAGCGCGGCACCTGGGCCTACTACAAGCTCGTGCCCGGCGCACTCGGCCAGCTCTCGCAACTGCTCGACGTCACTGCGTCACGGTGA
- a CDS encoding MFS transporter: MTTVSTRRHRLGVRLGALSVGQVVSWGILYYALIVAAPAIADETGWTLPAITLAFSAGLIVSALSGILVGRWLDHRGPRLIMTAGALIGAVGLVVVSAAPNLLVFTVGWLVCGLAQSAVLYQAAFTVITRRHGDGRRRAMTILTLAGGLASTVFAPIVAGLLTRLDWRATFLVLAILLLVLTVPLHWFFLEHDWTPLPPPHPDEHVHHVASVVRTRRFWALELSMLSLAIALFSVTLAVIPLYMEKGLSYELAAWALGLLGAGQVIGRLVYVVLPHRSAPWVPLATTSGFAVVLLGLMALVPGPPWLLIAIGMAAGAVRGAQTLVQGSAVADRWGTRNYGSINGVFAAPITAITALGPALGPVVAAGVGSYAAMALIMAGFGAVALVSARFS; encoded by the coding sequence GTGACCACCGTCTCGACCAGGCGGCACCGGCTCGGAGTCCGGCTCGGTGCGCTGTCGGTCGGGCAGGTCGTCAGCTGGGGCATCCTCTACTACGCCCTGATCGTCGCCGCGCCCGCCATCGCGGATGAGACCGGCTGGACGCTCCCCGCGATCACACTGGCCTTCTCCGCAGGGCTCATCGTCTCGGCGCTCTCGGGCATCCTCGTCGGCCGGTGGCTGGACCATCGCGGGCCCAGGCTCATCATGACCGCGGGCGCGCTCATCGGTGCCGTCGGACTGGTCGTCGTGAGCGCGGCGCCGAACCTCCTCGTCTTCACGGTCGGATGGCTCGTCTGCGGACTCGCGCAGTCCGCGGTGCTCTACCAAGCCGCGTTCACCGTGATCACGCGCCGTCACGGCGATGGACGGCGCCGCGCGATGACGATCCTCACCCTCGCCGGCGGTCTCGCGTCGACGGTGTTCGCGCCGATCGTCGCCGGACTGCTGACCCGGCTCGACTGGCGGGCGACCTTCCTCGTGCTCGCGATCCTGCTCCTCGTGCTGACCGTGCCGCTGCACTGGTTCTTCCTCGAGCACGACTGGACGCCGCTGCCGCCGCCGCATCCCGACGAGCACGTCCATCACGTCGCATCCGTGGTTCGGACTCGGCGGTTCTGGGCGCTGGAGCTCTCGATGCTCTCACTCGCGATCGCGCTGTTCAGCGTGACGCTCGCCGTGATCCCGCTCTACATGGAGAAGGGCCTCTCGTACGAACTCGCGGCCTGGGCGCTCGGACTGCTCGGGGCCGGACAGGTCATCGGTCGACTGGTCTACGTGGTGCTGCCGCACCGCAGCGCACCGTGGGTGCCGCTCGCGACGACCTCGGGCTTCGCGGTCGTGCTGCTCGGCCTGATGGCGCTCGTGCCCGGACCGCCATGGCTGCTCATCGCGATCGGGATGGCCGCAGGAGCCGTCCGAGGGGCGCAGACGCTCGTCCAGGGTTCAGCCGTCGCCGACCGCTGGGGAACGCGGAATTACGGATCGATCAATGGCGTGTTCGCCGCGCCGATCACGGCGATCACCGCGCTCGGGCCGGCGCTCGGACCGGTCGTCGCAGCCGGGGTCGGGAGCTACGCGGCCATGGCGCTCATCATGGCCGGCTTCGGTGCGGTCGCACTCGTGTCGGCGCGATTCTCGTGA
- a CDS encoding YdeI/OmpD-associated family protein has product MGTQQRFRTSVVIDRRGRTIVTIPFDPDEVWGVKPRHPVRGSIAGCSMRGNIEKHDDGPSITLGPTWTRLPLRDGSEVEVVLEPEGPQRSDLAPDVAAALDEAPDAAAFFDSLAQFYRRAWLRWINSTKRKPEQRAVRIAEMVRSLQDGRKERP; this is encoded by the coding sequence ATGGGCACGCAGCAGCGCTTCCGCACGTCGGTCGTGATCGACCGGCGCGGGCGCACGATCGTGACGATCCCGTTCGACCCCGACGAGGTGTGGGGCGTGAAGCCACGTCACCCGGTGCGCGGATCGATCGCCGGCTGCTCGATGCGCGGCAACATCGAGAAGCACGACGACGGGCCGAGCATCACGCTCGGACCCACATGGACGCGCCTTCCCCTGCGCGATGGCTCCGAGGTCGAGGTCGTGCTCGAGCCTGAGGGACCGCAGCGTTCCGACCTCGCGCCCGACGTGGCGGCGGCGCTCGACGAGGCTCCGGATGCCGCGGCGTTCTTCGATTCGCTCGCGCAGTTCTACCGCAGGGCCTGGCTGCGCTGGATCAACTCGACGAAGCGCAAGCCCGAGCAGCGCGCCGTGCGCATCGCGGAGATGGTCAGGAGCCTGCAGGACGGGCGCAAGGAGCGGCCGTAG
- a CDS encoding DNA polymerase IV translates to MGDHERPWVLHVDLDQFIAAVEVLRRPELAGKPVIVGGRGDPSERAVVSTASYEAREFGVGSGMPLRLAARKAPDAVILPVDAEHYLAASEAVMATLRQQPGATVQVLGWDEAFVGVETDDPEAYARRLQQDVLERTRLHCTVGIGDTLVRAKVATGFGKPRGVFRLTAENWLEVMGDRPTIDLWGVGSRISARLAKLGITTVAELAAARPAPMIEEFGPRMGPWYALLGRGEGAREVDDTPWVARGHSRETTYQQDLADPAEVEAALRELAARVLDDVAAEGRPVIGLTLKVRYAPFITKTYQRRVPSSSDRDDVLGRVLQLAADRIEPGRPIRLLGLRAEMAMPEDARAGHTPTRGGW, encoded by the coding sequence ATGGGGGATCACGAGCGCCCGTGGGTGCTGCACGTCGACCTCGACCAGTTCATCGCGGCGGTCGAGGTGCTGCGGCGTCCCGAGCTCGCAGGCAAGCCCGTGATCGTGGGCGGCCGCGGCGACCCGTCCGAGCGGGCCGTCGTCTCGACCGCGTCCTACGAGGCGCGCGAGTTCGGCGTCGGCTCGGGGATGCCGCTCCGCCTCGCCGCGCGGAAGGCACCCGATGCCGTGATCCTGCCCGTCGACGCGGAGCACTACCTCGCGGCATCCGAGGCCGTGATGGCGACGCTGCGCCAGCAGCCCGGAGCGACCGTGCAGGTGCTCGGCTGGGACGAGGCCTTCGTGGGCGTGGAGACCGACGACCCCGAGGCGTACGCACGGCGACTGCAGCAGGACGTGCTCGAGCGGACGCGGCTGCACTGCACCGTCGGCATCGGCGACACGCTCGTGCGCGCCAAGGTGGCCACGGGCTTCGGCAAGCCGCGCGGGGTGTTCCGGCTCACTGCCGAGAACTGGCTCGAGGTCATGGGCGACCGGCCGACGATCGACCTGTGGGGCGTCGGCTCGCGCATCTCGGCGCGGCTCGCGAAGCTCGGGATCACCACCGTGGCGGAGCTCGCGGCGGCGCGTCCGGCGCCCATGATCGAGGAGTTCGGCCCGCGCATGGGCCCGTGGTACGCGTTGCTCGGACGCGGCGAGGGCGCGCGCGAGGTCGACGACACGCCCTGGGTCGCCCGCGGGCACAGCCGCGAGACGACCTACCAGCAGGACCTCGCCGACCCCGCCGAGGTGGAGGCCGCGCTGCGCGAACTCGCAGCGCGGGTGCTCGACGACGTCGCCGCGGAGGGCCGGCCGGTGATCGGCCTCACGCTGAAGGTGCGATATGCGCCGTTCATCACCAAGACCTACCAGCGTCGAGTCCCCTCGTCCTCCGATCGCGACGACGTGCTGGGCCGGGTCCTGCAGCTCGCCGCCGACCGGATCGAGCCCGGTCGCCCGATCCGGCTGCTCGGGCTCCGCGCCGAGATGGCGATGCCCGAGGATGCGCGCGCGGGACACACGCCGACGCGCGGCGGGTGGTGA
- a CDS encoding GlsB/YeaQ/YmgE family stress response membrane protein, translated as MSFLAFLVLGLIAGAIAKLILPGKQGGGWFMTLLLGVVGALLGGWLGSLILNRPLTEFWDLGTWLLAIGGSIIVLLIWGLITRNRTRTT; from the coding sequence ATGAGTTTCCTCGCATTTCTCGTCCTCGGCCTCATCGCCGGCGCGATCGCCAAGCTGATCCTGCCCGGCAAGCAGGGCGGGGGCTGGTTCATGACCTTGCTGCTCGGGGTCGTCGGCGCACTGCTCGGCGGCTGGCTCGGCAGCCTGATCCTCAACCGTCCGCTGACGGAGTTCTGGGACCTGGGCACGTGGCTGCTCGCCATCGGCGGCTCGATCATCGTGCTGCTGATCTGGGGGCTCATCACGCGCAACCGCACCCGCACCACCTGA
- a CDS encoding DUF6412 domain-containing protein, translating to MELLVMLLRQVQASLDIAVASNPQVTVILLGVLGAAAVVLVAAAWSSVPALVAADQSGAATRLRQTADPGTLLAQSDPDAAGRPRPRAPGRGIPAA from the coding sequence GTGGAGCTGCTCGTCATGCTGCTGCGCCAGGTGCAGGCCTCGCTCGACATCGCCGTGGCGTCGAACCCGCAGGTCACCGTGATCCTGCTGGGCGTGCTCGGCGCGGCCGCCGTGGTCCTCGTGGCCGCCGCGTGGAGCTCGGTGCCCGCGCTCGTCGCCGCCGACCAGAGCGGCGCTGCCACGCGACTGCGGCAGACGGCCGATCCCGGCACGCTGCTCGCGCAGAGCGACCCCGACGCGGCGGGGCGTCCGCGACCCAGGGCGCCCGGACGCGGCATCCCGGCCGCGTAA
- a CDS encoding YidC/Oxa1 family membrane protein insertase: MLVTLLVRAALIPVGVSQAKAERTRARLAPKLAELRRKHGSDPERLQRETMALYSDEGASPFAGCLPMLVQAPIVGVIYALFILPTIAGHPNALLDHTVFGVPLGSSLAGELAAGTLTPGTLAVYASVVVAIALVGEVTRRVFRPQLPDAAPAATTSPAGGSDTASKNGAVSEPLAALSSAGMQRALGLLQFITAVIAVFVPLAAALYLFVTVAWTLGQRAVLRRAYPPLPLPA, from the coding sequence GTGCTCGTCACGCTCCTCGTGCGCGCCGCGCTCATCCCCGTCGGCGTCTCGCAGGCGAAGGCCGAGCGCACCCGCGCCCGCCTCGCGCCGAAACTCGCCGAGCTGCGCCGGAAGCACGGCAGCGACCCCGAACGCCTCCAGCGCGAGACGATGGCGCTGTACTCCGACGAGGGCGCCTCGCCGTTCGCCGGCTGCCTGCCGATGCTCGTGCAGGCGCCGATCGTCGGCGTGATCTACGCGCTCTTCATCCTGCCGACCATCGCCGGTCACCCGAACGCCCTGCTCGACCACACCGTGTTCGGCGTGCCGCTCGGATCGAGCCTCGCGGGCGAGCTCGCGGCCGGCACCCTCACGCCCGGGACGCTCGCCGTCTACGCCTCGGTGGTCGTCGCCATCGCGCTCGTCGGTGAGGTGACGCGGCGCGTCTTCCGACCGCAGTTGCCGGATGCCGCGCCCGCCGCTACGACCTCACCGGCTGGTGGCTCCGACACTGCCTCGAAGAACGGAGCAGTGTCGGAGCCGCTCGCCGCCCTCTCGTCGGCCGGCATGCAGCGCGCGCTCGGGCTGCTGCAGTTCATCACGGCGGTGATCGCGGTGTTCGTGCCGCTCGCGGCCGCGCTGTACCTGTTCGTCACGGTCGCGTGGACGCTCGGCCAGCGCGCGGTGCTCCGCCGGGCGTATCCGCCGCTGCCGCTGCCGGCCTGA
- a CDS encoding glutamine amidotransferase, with product MKPFLFLGARPESEAAAPEYESMRLAMGLEPERLVHVRLDREPLDESPLDHVAGIVVGGSPYNVITPEHEKSATQRRLEDDLARLAEAAIARDFPVLYTCYGIGVLTRVIGGTLGTRYAEPAAAIEITLTPEGGADPLVGVLPQRFHAFGGHKEAADALPAEAVLLASSAACPAQVYRIGDRVYATQFHPEVTADDFIARGHVYRNHGYFAADALEEFSTRVAAASVTEPRRMLRRFVELADAEA from the coding sequence ATGAAGCCGTTCCTCTTCCTCGGCGCCCGTCCGGAGTCGGAGGCGGCCGCCCCGGAGTACGAGTCGATGCGCCTCGCGATGGGCCTCGAGCCCGAGCGCCTCGTGCACGTGCGGCTCGACCGCGAGCCGCTCGACGAATCGCCGCTCGACCACGTCGCGGGAATCGTCGTGGGCGGCAGTCCGTACAACGTGATCACGCCCGAGCACGAGAAGTCCGCGACGCAGCGACGGCTCGAGGACGACCTCGCCCGCCTCGCCGAGGCCGCCATCGCACGCGACTTCCCGGTGCTCTACACCTGCTACGGCATCGGGGTGCTGACGCGCGTGATCGGCGGCACCCTGGGAACGCGATACGCCGAGCCCGCCGCCGCGATCGAGATCACGCTGACTCCCGAGGGCGGCGCGGATCCGCTGGTCGGGGTGCTCCCGCAGCGGTTCCACGCGTTCGGCGGGCACAAGGAGGCCGCCGATGCGCTGCCTGCCGAGGCGGTGCTGCTGGCCTCGTCGGCGGCGTGCCCGGCGCAGGTCTACCGGATCGGCGACCGCGTCTACGCGACGCAGTTCCATCCCGAGGTCACGGCCGACGACTTCATCGCCCGTGGCCACGTGTACCGGAACCACGGCTACTTCGCGGCCGATGCGCTCGAGGAGTTCAGCACGCGCGTGGCGGCGGCATCCGTCACCGAGCCGCGACGGATGCTGCGGCGGTTCGTCGAGCTCGCCGACGCGGAGGCCTGA
- a CDS encoding LysR family transcriptional regulator substrate-binding protein yields MTLRLRYVAGVSPAKWLRAWSERRPDLPLEAARVEQPEQLAEVLAGDADLAFVRLPVEAEGLHRIPLWEEVAVAVLPKDHPLADAAELTLADLEHEPAAPVQPDPAMTVELVAAGTGYAILPHSLARLHHRRDVAAVPVTDAAPTRIALVWRVERDDADIQEFVGVVRGRTTRSSRGDAGDAGDGDATGSSAGTPKASSATGSTKASAKGGAGRAGGKGRGARRAASARSGRTARKRGGRGR; encoded by the coding sequence GTGACGCTGAGGCTCCGCTACGTCGCCGGGGTGAGCCCCGCGAAGTGGCTGCGCGCCTGGTCCGAGCGCCGCCCCGACCTGCCGCTCGAGGCCGCGCGGGTCGAGCAGCCCGAGCAGCTCGCCGAGGTCCTCGCCGGTGACGCCGACCTCGCCTTCGTGCGCCTGCCCGTCGAGGCCGAGGGCTTGCACCGCATCCCGCTCTGGGAGGAGGTCGCCGTCGCGGTGCTCCCGAAGGACCACCCGCTCGCCGACGCCGCGGAGCTCACGCTCGCCGACCTCGAGCACGAGCCCGCCGCGCCCGTACAGCCCGACCCCGCGATGACCGTCGAGCTGGTCGCCGCGGGCACGGGCTACGCGATCCTCCCCCACAGCCTCGCCCGCCTGCACCACCGTCGCGACGTCGCAGCGGTGCCGGTGACGGATGCCGCCCCGACGCGCATCGCGCTCGTCTGGCGCGTCGAGCGCGACGACGCCGACATCCAGGAGTTCGTCGGCGTCGTGCGCGGCCGCACGACGCGGAGCTCGCGCGGCGACGCCGGCGACGCCGGCGACGGCGACGCGACCGGCTCCTCGGCCGGCACTCCGAAGGCGTCGAGCGCCACTGGCTCCACCAAGGCCTCGGCGAAGGGCGGGGCCGGCAGGGCGGGCGGGAAAGGTCGCGGCGCCAGGCGCGCGGCATCCGCCCGCTCCGGTCGCACCGCACGCAAGCGCGGCGGTCGCGGGCGATGA
- a CDS encoding DUF5997 family protein → MKPETAAKKLGILLEAAPADFREGVVTRDELNALQADPPEWLQVLRREGPHPRGVVAAKLGVSNSGLARGGVTEPLTTAEIKDLLAAPPAWLVQERATQAGVRAEKRRVADRDAERAAKRTEAGGGGGGAGV, encoded by the coding sequence ATGAAACCCGAGACCGCCGCGAAGAAGCTCGGCATCCTCCTCGAGGCCGCCCCCGCGGACTTCCGCGAGGGCGTCGTGACGCGGGACGAGCTGAACGCGCTGCAGGCGGATCCGCCCGAGTGGCTGCAGGTGCTGCGCCGCGAGGGCCCGCACCCCCGCGGTGTCGTGGCCGCGAAGCTCGGGGTCTCGAACTCGGGCTTGGCGCGCGGCGGGGTCACCGAGCCGCTGACGACCGCCGAGATCAAGGACCTGCTCGCCGCCCCGCCTGCCTGGCTCGTGCAGGAGCGGGCGACGCAGGCGGGCGTGCGCGCCGAGAAGCGCCGCGTCGCCGACCGCGACGCCGAGCGCGCCGCCAAGCGCACCGAGGCGGGCGGCGGAGGAGGCGGCGCGGGCGTCTAG
- a CDS encoding alpha/beta hydrolase, with protein sequence MRIDDEAVLWSASSADRAGRPLLVLLHGFNSHEGDLFGLAPYLPLAPAIASLRAPIDAGYGYAWFPLLAQGEAQALDDADQATTAIVDWLDRVAPDTASVGLLGFSQGGAIALELLRRAPDRFAFAVSLSGFALPGVRDGDERMSQLAPPVFWGRGTDDEVIPAASVARTLEWLPEHADLDARIYEGLGHSVSERELADVTAFLRAQYAS encoded by the coding sequence ATGCGGATCGACGACGAGGCGGTGCTCTGGTCGGCATCGTCGGCCGACCGGGCCGGGCGCCCGCTCCTGGTGCTGCTGCACGGCTTCAACTCCCACGAGGGCGACCTCTTCGGGCTCGCCCCGTACCTGCCGCTCGCTCCGGCGATCGCGTCGCTGCGGGCGCCCATCGACGCCGGGTACGGCTACGCCTGGTTCCCGCTGCTCGCGCAGGGCGAAGCGCAGGCGCTCGACGACGCCGACCAGGCGACGACGGCGATCGTCGACTGGCTCGATCGCGTCGCGCCCGACACCGCGTCGGTCGGGCTCCTCGGCTTCTCGCAGGGCGGCGCGATCGCGCTCGAGCTGCTCCGCCGCGCACCCGACCGGTTCGCGTTCGCGGTCAGCCTCTCCGGTTTCGCGCTGCCCGGCGTGCGCGACGGCGACGAACGGATGTCGCAGCTCGCCCCGCCCGTCTTCTGGGGTCGTGGCACCGACGACGAGGTCATCCCCGCGGCATCCGTCGCCCGCACCCTGGAGTGGCTGCCCGAGCACGCCGACCTCGACGCGCGCATCTACGAGGGCCTCGGCCACTCCGTCTCCGAGCGGGAACTCGCCGACGTCACCGCGTTCCTGCGCGCGCAGTACGCAAGCTAG
- a CDS encoding NUDIX hydrolase family protein, whose product MSVRTPDPDWNPGDEPVVRPPANPGWLSDLELAEVRGRLPLLYVEAVPVRVDGLGQVTEVGMLLRANAVGEMTRTLVSGRVMYGETIRDALFRHLEKDLGPMAFPLLPASPVPFTVAEYFPLPGLTPFTDERQHAVSLAFVVPVTGTCEPRQDALEVTWMTPVEAASEAIAAEMEGGRGVLLRQALASVGALR is encoded by the coding sequence ATGAGCGTGCGCACACCAGACCCGGACTGGAACCCCGGCGACGAGCCCGTCGTCCGTCCGCCCGCGAATCCGGGCTGGCTCAGCGATCTCGAGCTCGCCGAGGTGCGCGGCCGGCTCCCGCTGCTCTACGTCGAGGCGGTGCCCGTGCGGGTCGACGGGCTCGGGCAGGTCACCGAGGTCGGCATGCTGCTGCGCGCCAACGCCGTGGGCGAGATGACCCGCACCCTCGTCTCGGGACGCGTGATGTACGGCGAGACCATCCGCGACGCGCTGTTCCGGCACCTCGAGAAGGACCTGGGGCCCATGGCGTTCCCGCTGCTGCCCGCGAGTCCCGTGCCGTTCACGGTCGCCGAGTACTTCCCGCTGCCCGGCCTCACGCCGTTCACCGACGAACGACAGCACGCCGTGTCGCTCGCGTTCGTCGTGCCCGTCACGGGCACGTGCGAGCCGCGCCAGGACGCGCTCGAGGTCACGTGGATGACGCCGGTCGAGGCGGCATCCGAGGCGATCGCGGCCGAGATGGAGGGCGGGCGCGGAGTGCTGCTGCGCCAGGCGCTCGCCTCGGTGGGCGCGCTGCGCTGA